In one Mycobacteroides chelonae genomic region, the following are encoded:
- a CDS encoding heme o synthase, translated as MRETQGARARGPFLSTILAYVALTKPRVIELLLVTTIPAMLLAERGHVNPLLILNTLLGGIMAAASANTLNCVADADIDKVMKRTARRPLATASVTTRNALIFGTVLGIGAFAWLWWTANLLSGVLAVATIAFYVFIYTLVLKRRTAQNVVWGGAAGCMPVMIGWSAVTGTIQWPAVVMFLIIFFWTPPHTWALAMRYKEDYRAAGVPMLPVIATEEKVTRLILIYTWLTVLATLALVLAAGVIYAVVAFLAGVWFLAMAHQLYSGVRKGQPIKPLRLFLQSNNYLAVVFCALAVDSVVGWPLLFGNGLLGH; from the coding sequence ATGCGAGAGACGCAAGGCGCGCGTGCTCGCGGCCCGTTCCTTTCGACGATCCTCGCCTATGTGGCCCTGACCAAGCCGCGGGTCATCGAGCTGCTGCTGGTCACCACGATTCCCGCGATGTTGCTCGCCGAACGCGGGCATGTGAATCCGCTGCTCATCCTGAATACGCTTCTCGGCGGGATTATGGCCGCGGCCAGTGCCAACACCCTGAACTGTGTGGCCGATGCGGACATCGACAAGGTCATGAAGCGCACCGCGCGCCGGCCCCTGGCCACCGCATCGGTCACCACCCGCAACGCGCTGATCTTCGGGACCGTGCTCGGTATCGGAGCGTTCGCCTGGTTGTGGTGGACCGCCAACCTGCTGTCTGGTGTGCTCGCCGTGGCCACCATCGCCTTTTACGTCTTCATCTACACGTTGGTGCTCAAGCGCCGCACCGCGCAGAACGTGGTGTGGGGCGGCGCTGCCGGGTGCATGCCGGTGATGATCGGGTGGTCGGCGGTCACCGGCACCATTCAATGGCCGGCCGTGGTGATGTTCCTGATCATCTTTTTCTGGACTCCGCCGCACACCTGGGCGCTGGCGATGCGCTACAAGGAGGACTACCGGGCTGCGGGCGTCCCCATGCTGCCCGTGATCGCCACCGAGGAGAAGGTCACCCGGCTGATCCTGATCTACACCTGGCTGACGGTGCTGGCCACGCTGGCACTCGTGCTGGCCGCCGGTGTCATCTACGCCGTGGTCGCATTCCTGGCCGGGGTGTGGTTCCTGGCGATGGCGCACCAGCTGTACTCGGGTGTGCGCAAGGGGCAGCCGATCAAACCGCTGCGGTTGTTCTTGCAGTCCAACAACTACCTGGCCGTGGTCTTCTGTGCGCTGGCGGTCGACTCGGTGGTCGGCTGGCCGCTGCTGTTCGGTAATGGGCTACTAGGGCACTAG
- the tal gene encoding transaldolase encodes MSTSDQNANLAELSEAGVAVWLDDLSRDRLNSGNLAELIATRSIVGVTTNPAIFQAALSKGHAYDAQIAELAERGADVDSAIRTATTDDVRAACDVLAPQYEASEGVDGRVSIEVDPRLAHDTDKTILQAIELWKIVDRPNLLIKIPATKAGLPAISAVIAEGISVNVTLIFSVERHKEVMDAYLTGLEAAQEAGRDLSKIHSVASFFVSRVDTEIDKRLEDIGNGQALSLRGRAGVANARLAYQAYEKVFDHGHRFAELKKAGARVQRPLWASTGVKNPDYDDTMYVVDLVAPHTVNTMPEKTLEAVADHGVVTGNTIHGTYDGAHAVFHELTRAGIDLDDVFEVLETEGVDKFEVAWNELIDATQAQLDAVSTKE; translated from the coding sequence ATGAGCACATCTGATCAGAACGCTAATCTCGCCGAACTGAGCGAAGCCGGAGTCGCCGTCTGGCTCGACGATCTCTCCCGGGACCGACTCAACTCGGGCAACCTCGCCGAGCTGATCGCGACCAGAAGCATCGTCGGGGTGACCACCAACCCGGCGATCTTCCAGGCCGCCCTGTCCAAGGGGCATGCCTACGACGCGCAGATCGCCGAGCTGGCCGAGCGGGGGGCCGATGTGGACTCGGCGATCCGCACCGCCACCACCGACGACGTGCGCGCCGCGTGCGATGTGCTGGCTCCGCAGTACGAAGCCTCTGAGGGTGTGGACGGTCGTGTCTCCATCGAGGTGGACCCCCGCCTGGCCCACGACACCGACAAGACCATCCTGCAGGCCATCGAGCTGTGGAAGATCGTCGACCGCCCGAACCTGCTGATCAAGATTCCGGCAACCAAGGCCGGTCTGCCCGCGATCTCGGCGGTGATCGCCGAGGGCATCTCGGTGAACGTCACCCTGATCTTCTCGGTGGAACGCCACAAGGAAGTGATGGACGCCTACCTGACCGGCCTGGAGGCCGCTCAGGAAGCCGGCCGCGACCTTTCCAAGATTCACTCGGTGGCGTCGTTCTTCGTCTCCCGGGTAGACACCGAGATCGACAAACGCCTCGAGGACATCGGCAATGGTCAGGCGCTGTCCCTGCGCGGCCGGGCCGGGGTGGCCAATGCCCGTCTGGCCTACCAGGCCTACGAGAAGGTGTTCGATCACGGTCACCGGTTCGCCGAGCTCAAGAAGGCCGGCGCACGGGTGCAGCGTCCGCTGTGGGCCTCGACCGGAGTCAAGAATCCCGACTACGACGACACGATGTACGTCGTGGACCTGGTGGCTCCGCACACCGTGAACACCATGCCCGAGAAGACCCTGGAGGCGGTTGCCGACCACGGCGTGGTCACCGGCAACACCATTCATGGGACTTACGACGGCGCCCACGCGGTCTTCCATGAACTGACCCGCGCCGGGATCGATCTGGATGACGTGTTCGAGGTGCTCGAAACCGAAGGCGTCGACAAGTTCGAGGTCGCCTGGAATGAGCTCATCGACGCCACCCAAGCCCAACTCGACGCGGTATCCACCAAGGAGTGA
- the tkt gene encoding transketolase: MTAIDEIPTDIPTLTRANHPDDWTDLDSRAVDTARVLAADAVQKVGNGHPGTAMSLAPVAYTLFQRQLRHDPSDTTWIGRDRFVLSCGHSSLTLYLQLYLGGFGLELSDIEALRTWGSLTPGHPEYHHTKGVEITTGPLGQGLASAVGMAMASRYERGLFDPDAAPGTSPFDHFIYVIASDGDIEEGVTSEASSLAGTQQLGNLIVIWDDNEISIEHDTKIALSEDTPARYEAYGWHVQTVISGENVTGIEEALANARAVTDRPSFIALRTIIGYPAPTKMNTGGVHGSALGTDEVAATKKILGFDPEKSFDVAPEVIAHTRELVQRGKQAHAEWDKDFDAWAAREPERKALLDRLEARTLPEGWDAELPSWKPGSKGVATRAASGDTLSALGAKLPELWGGSADLAGSNNTTIKGADSFGPTSIATSDWNAEPYGRTLHFGIREHAMGSILSGIVLHGPTRAYGGTFLQFADYMRPAVRLAALMNIDPIYVWTHDSIGLGEDGPTHQPVEHLAALRAIPNLSVVRPGDANETAYAWATVLERQSSTGPVGLALTRQGVPILEGTSREGVAKGGYVLEAADGQPDVILIGTGSELQLAVEAKKILAAKGIAASVVSFPCVEWFESQPQEYRDSVLPPSVRARVSVEAGIAQGWYQFVGDAGQIVSLEHFGASADDKTLFREFGFTPDAVAAAAERSIAAAQ; the protein is encoded by the coding sequence GTGACCGCGATCGACGAGATCCCGACCGATATCCCAACCCTCACCCGGGCCAACCACCCGGATGACTGGACAGACCTGGACTCGCGTGCGGTAGACACCGCGCGGGTGCTGGCCGCCGATGCCGTACAGAAAGTCGGCAATGGGCATCCCGGCACCGCGATGAGCCTGGCACCCGTGGCATACACGCTCTTTCAGCGACAGCTGCGCCACGATCCCAGCGATACCACCTGGATCGGCCGCGACCGATTCGTGCTGTCGTGTGGCCACAGCAGCCTGACCCTGTACTTGCAGCTGTACTTGGGCGGATTCGGCCTGGAGCTCTCCGATATCGAGGCACTGCGTACCTGGGGCTCTTTGACCCCCGGCCACCCCGAGTACCACCACACCAAGGGTGTCGAGATCACCACCGGGCCGCTCGGCCAGGGCCTGGCCTCGGCGGTTGGCATGGCGATGGCCTCTCGGTACGAGCGCGGTCTCTTCGACCCCGACGCGGCGCCCGGCACCAGCCCGTTCGACCACTTCATCTACGTCATCGCCTCCGACGGCGACATCGAAGAGGGCGTGACCTCGGAAGCGTCCTCCTTGGCCGGTACCCAACAGCTGGGGAACCTCATCGTCATCTGGGACGACAACGAGATCTCCATCGAGCACGACACCAAGATCGCACTGAGCGAGGACACCCCCGCCCGCTACGAGGCGTACGGCTGGCATGTACAGACCGTCATCAGTGGTGAGAACGTCACCGGCATCGAGGAAGCACTGGCCAACGCCCGTGCGGTCACCGACCGCCCGTCGTTCATCGCGCTGCGCACGATCATCGGCTACCCCGCTCCCACCAAGATGAACACCGGCGGCGTACACGGCTCGGCGCTGGGGACTGACGAGGTGGCCGCCACCAAGAAAATTCTGGGCTTCGATCCGGAGAAATCCTTCGACGTGGCCCCGGAGGTCATCGCCCACACCCGCGAGCTGGTGCAGCGCGGCAAGCAGGCACATGCGGAGTGGGACAAGGATTTTGACGCCTGGGCCGCCCGCGAGCCCGAACGCAAGGCACTGCTGGACCGGCTGGAGGCGCGCACCCTGCCCGAGGGCTGGGACGCCGAGCTGCCGTCCTGGAAACCCGGCTCCAAGGGTGTCGCCACCCGTGCCGCGTCCGGCGACACCCTGTCGGCGCTCGGCGCCAAGCTTCCCGAGCTGTGGGGTGGCTCCGCGGACCTCGCGGGCAGCAACAACACCACCATCAAGGGCGCCGATTCCTTCGGCCCAACGTCCATCGCGACATCGGACTGGAATGCCGAACCATATGGCCGCACACTGCATTTCGGCATCCGCGAGCATGCGATGGGATCGATCCTGTCCGGCATCGTGCTGCATGGCCCCACCCGCGCGTATGGCGGAACGTTCCTGCAGTTCGCCGACTACATGCGGCCCGCGGTGCGCCTGGCGGCATTGATGAACATCGACCCGATCTACGTGTGGACACACGACTCGATCGGTCTCGGCGAAGACGGCCCCACTCACCAGCCGGTGGAGCACCTGGCCGCCCTGCGCGCCATCCCCAACCTTTCGGTGGTGCGCCCCGGTGACGCGAACGAAACCGCGTACGCCTGGGCGACCGTCCTGGAGCGTCAATCCAGCACCGGCCCAGTCGGTTTGGCACTCACCCGTCAGGGTGTGCCGATCCTGGAAGGCACCAGCCGCGAGGGTGTGGCCAAGGGCGGCTACGTGCTGGAGGCAGCCGATGGCCAGCCCGATGTGATCCTCATCGGCACGGGCTCGGAACTGCAGCTCGCCGTCGAGGCCAAGAAGATTCTTGCCGCCAAGGGAATTGCGGCCTCCGTGGTGTCGTTCCCCTGTGTGGAATGGTTCGAGTCCCAGCCCCAGGAATACCGCGACAGCGTGCTGCCGCCGTCGGTGCGTGCCCGGGTTTCCGTGGAAGCCGGCATCGCGCAAGGCTGGTACCAGTTCGTCGGCGACGCCGGTCAAATCGTCTCACTGGAGCACTTCGGAGCTTCCGCTGACGACAAGACCTTGTTCCGTGAGTTCGGCTTCACCCCGGATGCAGTGGCTGCGGCCGCCGAAAGGTCCATCGCAGCAGCTCAATAA
- a CDS encoding quinone oxidoreductase family protein has translation MRAIEVPVTGGPEVLTLVEKTAPTPGPGEVLIDVDAVGVNFRDIYLRNGSYAAPLPHIPGSEVTGVVSAVGEGVGNLAPGDRVASPVAAWGYAESTTAPADYTAKVPEGLSSEVAASALLQGITAHYLLTSVYPVAAGDTVLVHAGAGGMGLLLTQWASHRGVRVITTVSSEAKEKLSRAAGATEVLSYPDPADPAEVASRILELTSGEGVAVAYDGVGKSTFEASLAAVRVRGLIALYGAASGQVPPFDPQRLTAKSAVLTRPTMGHFIRTPKEFAWRADDVLDLVSRGTLKITVGASYPLEQAAQAHIALEARKTTGSVVLVP, from the coding sequence ATGCGCGCCATCGAAGTGCCGGTGACCGGCGGACCCGAAGTGCTCACCCTCGTCGAAAAGACAGCTCCGACACCGGGCCCCGGCGAGGTGCTCATCGACGTCGATGCGGTGGGGGTCAACTTCCGCGATATCTATCTACGCAACGGCAGCTACGCCGCCCCGCTCCCCCACATTCCGGGATCCGAGGTCACCGGAGTGGTAAGCGCGGTGGGCGAGGGTGTCGGAAACCTTGCCCCAGGCGACCGGGTCGCCAGCCCCGTGGCCGCCTGGGGGTACGCCGAATCGACCACCGCACCAGCCGATTACACCGCAAAGGTGCCCGAGGGCCTGTCATCGGAGGTTGCCGCGAGCGCCCTGCTTCAAGGCATCACCGCCCATTACCTGCTCACCTCGGTGTACCCCGTCGCCGCCGGTGACACCGTGCTGGTGCACGCCGGCGCCGGCGGTATGGGTCTATTGCTAACCCAATGGGCGAGCCATCGCGGCGTCAGGGTCATCACCACCGTGTCGAGCGAGGCCAAGGAGAAGCTGTCCCGCGCGGCTGGCGCCACCGAGGTGCTGTCCTATCCCGATCCCGCGGATCCGGCGGAGGTCGCCTCACGAATCCTGGAATTGACCTCGGGTGAGGGCGTGGCGGTCGCCTACGACGGCGTCGGCAAGTCGACCTTCGAGGCAAGCCTGGCGGCAGTCCGGGTGCGTGGCCTGATCGCCCTCTACGGGGCGGCCAGTGGCCAGGTACCGCCCTTCGATCCGCAGCGCCTCACCGCCAAGTCGGCAGTGCTCACCCGCCCGACCATGGGGCATTTCATCCGCACCCCCAAAGAATTCGCCTGGCGCGCCGACGATGTCCTGGACCTGGTGTCGCGCGGAACATTGAAGATCACCGTCGGAGCCAGCTATCCGTTGGAGCAAGCCGCCCAGGCCCACATCGCCCTTGAGGCACGCAAGACCACCGGGTCGGTCGTCCTAGTGCCCTAG
- the zwf gene encoding glucose-6-phosphate dehydrogenase has translation MTNPLRDKRDKRLPRIAGPCSLVIFGVTGDLARKKLMPAIYDLANRGLLPPSFALVGFARRDWANEDFGQIVLDAVKEHSRTPFRQHVWDRLAEGIRFVQGSFDDDEAFEQLKKTLQTLDEERGTGGNHAFYLSIPPKAFPTVCEQLSKSRLAQPVDGAWRRVVIEKPFGHDLQSARELNAVVNEVFPEESVFRIDHYLGKETVQNILALRFANQLFDPIWNAHFVDHVQITMAEDIGLGGRAGYYDGIGAARDVIQNHLLQLLAFTAMEEPINFSPAELQAEKIKVLSATRLAEPLAETTARGQYGPGWQGSQQVPGLLEEEGFSKTSTTETFAAITLEVDSRRWAGVPFYLRTGKRLGRRVTEIALVFKRAPHLPFDSTMTEELGANALVIRVQPDEGVTLRFGSKVPGTAMEVRDVNMDFSYEQAFTEESPEAYERLILDVLLGEPSLFPVNAEVELSWRILDPALDFWASEGKPETYESGTWGPQSAFDMLARTGRDWRRP, from the coding sequence ATGACAAACCCGTTGCGAGACAAGCGCGACAAACGTCTTCCGCGTATCGCGGGACCCTGCTCGCTGGTGATCTTCGGGGTCACTGGCGATCTGGCCCGCAAGAAGTTGATGCCGGCCATCTATGACCTGGCCAATCGCGGGCTGCTGCCACCGAGCTTCGCGTTGGTCGGGTTCGCCCGCCGGGACTGGGCCAACGAGGACTTCGGCCAGATCGTGCTCGATGCCGTGAAGGAACACTCACGCACCCCGTTCCGTCAGCACGTCTGGGACCGTCTTGCCGAAGGAATCCGTTTCGTGCAGGGCAGTTTCGATGATGACGAGGCCTTCGAGCAGCTCAAGAAGACCCTGCAGACGCTCGACGAGGAACGCGGCACCGGCGGCAATCACGCCTTCTACCTGTCGATTCCGCCGAAGGCATTCCCCACGGTGTGCGAGCAGCTGTCCAAGTCCAGACTCGCGCAGCCCGTGGACGGCGCATGGCGCCGCGTCGTGATCGAAAAACCCTTCGGCCACGATCTGCAGAGCGCCCGCGAGCTGAATGCCGTGGTCAATGAGGTGTTCCCCGAGGAATCGGTCTTCCGGATCGATCATTACCTCGGCAAGGAGACGGTGCAGAACATCCTGGCGCTGCGGTTCGCTAACCAGTTGTTCGACCCGATCTGGAACGCCCACTTCGTGGACCATGTGCAGATCACCATGGCCGAGGACATCGGATTGGGCGGCCGCGCAGGCTATTACGACGGCATCGGGGCAGCACGCGATGTCATCCAGAATCACCTGCTGCAACTGCTGGCATTCACCGCGATGGAAGAGCCCATCAACTTCTCCCCCGCCGAGCTGCAGGCCGAGAAGATCAAGGTGCTCTCGGCCACTCGGCTGGCCGAGCCGCTCGCCGAAACCACTGCCCGCGGCCAATACGGGCCCGGGTGGCAGGGCAGCCAGCAGGTGCCCGGTCTGCTGGAGGAGGAAGGCTTCTCCAAGACCTCGACCACCGAGACTTTCGCCGCGATCACCCTGGAGGTCGACAGCCGCCGCTGGGCAGGGGTCCCGTTCTATCTGCGCACCGGTAAACGCCTCGGCCGCCGCGTCACCGAGATCGCCCTGGTGTTCAAACGGGCACCACATCTGCCCTTCGACTCCACGATGACCGAGGAACTTGGCGCCAATGCGCTGGTGATTCGGGTGCAGCCCGATGAGGGCGTCACGCTGCGCTTCGGATCGAAGGTTCCGGGCACCGCGATGGAGGTACGAGACGTCAACATGGACTTCTCGTATGAGCAGGCCTTCACCGAGGAATCGCCCGAGGCGTACGAGCGATTGATTCTCGACGTGCTGTTGGGCGAGCCCTCGCTGTTCCCGGTGAACGCCGAAGTCGAGTTGTCGTGGCGGATCTTGGATCCCGCCCTGGACTTCTGGGCGTCGGAAGGAAAACCCGAGACCTACGAATCCGGCACCTGGGGCCCCCAGTCGGCGTTCGACATGCTGGCCCGTACGGGACGTGACTGGAGGCGACCATGA
- a CDS encoding ATP-grasp domain-containing protein — protein MGRPDVRLGRPDIFHPRIVLAGCPQLVSGDGDDAELVAALRVRDLHARWLSWDDPEAAQADLVILRATWDYPERLDEFLRWAGSVPNVLNPLSVVRWNTDKRYLNDLAAAGISTVPSTFFAPDEPVVLPDGELVIKPAVAGGSRGAGRFTCPEAARNHAEALHDEGRTVLIQPYDPRVDTHGETALVFLNGEPSHAFTKGALLPPPGDAAEVDESGLFHSERLAPVRPSAALWKFGASALAAAATKSGVAMTELLYARVDVIGGVHDDDPRLLELELVEPSLGWRQLETEERDLAQRKFVIGVEDALERLGLGPLGQRRRG, from the coding sequence GTGGGTCGCCCGGACGTAAGGCTGGGACGGCCGGATATCTTCCATCCGCGCATCGTTCTGGCCGGTTGCCCACAACTCGTCTCCGGTGACGGTGACGACGCTGAACTTGTTGCCGCGCTGCGTGTTCGCGACCTGCACGCCCGGTGGCTGTCCTGGGATGACCCTGAGGCCGCACAGGCAGACCTGGTGATCCTGCGTGCTACCTGGGACTATCCCGAACGCCTGGATGAATTCCTGCGGTGGGCCGGATCTGTGCCCAATGTGCTCAACCCGCTGTCGGTAGTGCGCTGGAACACCGATAAGCGCTATCTGAATGATCTTGCCGCAGCTGGTATCTCGACGGTTCCTAGTACTTTCTTCGCGCCTGATGAGCCCGTCGTGCTGCCCGACGGCGAACTGGTGATCAAGCCCGCGGTGGCCGGTGGATCGCGTGGCGCGGGGCGCTTCACGTGCCCGGAGGCTGCGCGTAACCATGCCGAGGCGCTGCACGATGAGGGCCGCACGGTGCTCATCCAGCCCTACGACCCGCGCGTCGACACGCACGGCGAGACGGCATTGGTCTTTCTCAACGGCGAACCGTCCCACGCGTTTACCAAAGGGGCGTTGCTGCCTCCGCCGGGTGACGCCGCCGAGGTCGACGAGTCGGGTCTGTTCCACTCCGAGCGTCTGGCGCCGGTGAGGCCGTCGGCGGCGTTGTGGAAGTTCGGTGCCTCGGCGCTTGCCGCGGCGGCCACGAAATCCGGTGTCGCGATGACTGAGCTGCTGTACGCGCGAGTCGATGTCATCGGCGGTGTGCACGACGATGACCCACGGCTACTGGAGCTGGAACTGGTCGAGCCGTCTCTGGGCTGGCGTCAGCTGGAGACCGAGGAGCGCGACCTGGCGCAACGAAAGTTTGTGATCGGTGTCGAGGACGCGTTAGAGCGCCTGGGCCTGGGCCCGCTTGGGCAGCGCCGACGCGGCTAG